Proteins from one Anthonomus grandis grandis chromosome 8, icAntGran1.3, whole genome shotgun sequence genomic window:
- the LOC126739634 gene encoding tubulin-specific chaperone C — MELISDSVDKINTLKNRELERKLNLQKKQETKKSFMAENEQMEFFQRTFNEKQNYIESLLKKSQTLSKEELPEHFNTISKEILMLQKYVAASNLFLRNYFLQKCQNVLQELSLRAQELENDLLPKKKFGFKNKAKGNDVAKGADTIDFALKAATNGNVKTLKENSLGIECGFHKRSNETLSLSAEEIAKKDVCLEHLTNCTVYLKGYPSTLHLNHLSDCKIFSGPVSTSIFAENCFNSTLVIACQQLRLHASTKVDIYLHVTSRAIMEDCNNIAIAPYNWSYDTLDTDFVNAGLDKEINNWRCVDDFNWLNAEMHSPNWREMEEEKRVKEWT, encoded by the coding sequence ATGGAACTAATCAGTGATAGTGTAGATAAAATTAACACTCTTAAAAACAGAGAGCTAGAGAGGAAGTTGAACTTACAAAAGAAACAGGAAACAAAGAAATCTTTTATGGCTGAAAATGAACAGATGGAGTTTTTCCAGAGAACTTTTAatgagaaacaaaattatattgagagccttttaaaaaaatcacagaccCTGTCAAAAGAAGAGTTGCCAGAGCACTTTAACACTATTTCGAAGGAAATCCTTATGCTGCAAAAATACGTTGCGGCTTCAAACTTGTTTTTGCGTAATTATTTCTTGCAAAAATGCCAAAACGTGTTGCAAGAGTTGAGCTTGAGGGCTCAAGAGTTAGAAAATGATCTTCTGCCCAagaaaaaatttggttttaagaACAAGGCAAAAGGAAATGACGTTGCAAAAGGGGCTGATACCATAGACTTTGCCCTTAAGGCAGCAACGAATGGAAACGTGAAAACTCTAAAAGAAAATTCACTGGGGATCGAATGTGGCTTTCACAAAAGATCTAATGAAACTTTAAGCTTGAGTGCCGAAGAAATTGCCAAAAAAGACGTTTGCTTGGAACACCTTACAAATTGCACTGTGTACCTCAAAGGTTACCCAAGCACTTTGCACCTTAACCACTTATCAGACTGTAAAATTTTCTCTGGTCCAGTGTCCACGTCGATTTTTGCAGAAAACTGCTTTAACAGCACCCTAGTGATAGCTTGTCAACAGCTTCGCCTCCATGCCTCGACAAAAGTCGATATCTACCTACACGTGACCAGTAGGGCGATTATGGAAGATTGTAACAACATCGCTATTGCGCCGTACAATTGGAGTTACGATACTTTAGACACAGATTTTGTAAATGCAGGGTTGGATAAGGAGATAAACAATTGGAGGTGTGTGGATGATTTTAATTGGTTGAACGCGGAGATGCACTCGCCTAATTGGAGGGAAATGGAGGAGGAGAAACGGGTTAAAGAGTGGACCTGA